A section of the Methanofollis sp. UBA420 genome encodes:
- a CDS encoding LAGLIDADG family homing endonuclease, with amino-acid sequence MEDSVTDVVGEWVNFLSRYCRRELAEIEREFPFKRSLYIDYRTLQASGKSGLRLADEVIERPGKATGDIRDALRQLTAIGEEKAGKVNVRFHHIERVTGIRDIRAYHINRFVSLKGIIRKTTEVRPRIVEAVFQCPGCGSTTTVRQGYGNFEEPEECPNPECNRRKLKLLQAKSRYVDSQKVRIQESPEGLRGGARPQTLDVEVTDDLTGAIAPGDRVVLNGIPRSRQRVNYGTKSTLFDISLECSSIEAPEREFEEVNISEEDEAEIHELSRDTGLYGKITGSIAPSIYGNTEVKEAIALQLFGGVAKDLPDGSRLRGDIHVLLVGDPGIAKSQILRYVVQISPRGVYTSGKSSTSAGLTATAVKDDFGDGSWTLEAGALVLADMGLAAVDEMDKMQKEDRSALHEAMEQQCYDDQTEVLTEAGWKYFRDVTDMDRVATLSPEGYLEYQRPMTFVDAEYDGEMYFFTSRQVDLAVTPNHTMYVNLNHRANEWAGFARIRADELPIRRRMRFKKNAKWVGERQEVHTIPGVVKYGNQNCTGIQTGGIEIPMDDWLEFLGYFLSEGCVSKHWQTGVPYRIAIGQKKPESTETIRRCLERLPFRFTYDGANFVINSKQLACHMEQFGTSPGRHVPDYAKRLPPEQIQILLDALVLGDGSIDRKTGATSYITSSKRLADDVTELLLKVGLSGNQYRVREAGSITSNPRGGTSVISHDIYTVSFIRESQNEPNINTNGHQQIEIGHYTGRIYCVEVPNHLLYVRRNGVPVWCGNSISVAKAGITATLRSRCALLGAANPKLGRFDAFVPIAEQINMPPSLLSRFDLIFVLTDKPDHTRDTAIARHIISAHRVGELIMQKQEGPLTPAHIDLLASESTVVEPPIAPELLRKYIAYAKRHVTPLITDGAKEMLITYYLRLRDLADENKPVPVTARQLEALIRLGEASARMRLSRTVEPEDAERVIMIVDACLRQVAYDAETGTLDIDKWTTGITKKKRDIIRTIRETIKTLGGDDGTAKTEEVVETLVQQGFDRDEVQENLDKMIRFGEAMQPRRGIVRLI; translated from the coding sequence ATGGAGGACAGCGTCACCGACGTGGTCGGGGAGTGGGTAAACTTCCTTTCCCGGTACTGCCGGCGCGAACTCGCCGAGATCGAGAGGGAATTCCCCTTCAAGCGTTCCCTGTACATCGACTACCGGACCCTGCAGGCCTCGGGCAAATCCGGCCTGCGCCTCGCGGACGAGGTGATCGAACGCCCCGGCAAGGCGACAGGCGACATCAGGGACGCCCTCCGCCAGCTCACCGCCATAGGCGAGGAGAAGGCCGGGAAGGTCAATGTCCGCTTCCACCATATCGAGCGTGTCACCGGCATCAGGGACATCAGGGCCTACCACATCAACCGCTTTGTCTCGCTGAAGGGGATCATCAGGAAGACGACCGAGGTGCGGCCGAGGATCGTCGAGGCTGTCTTCCAGTGCCCGGGCTGCGGCTCAACGACGACGGTGCGGCAGGGTTACGGGAACTTCGAGGAGCCCGAGGAGTGTCCGAACCCGGAGTGCAACCGGCGCAAACTGAAACTCCTCCAGGCAAAGTCCCGGTACGTGGACTCGCAGAAGGTGCGGATCCAGGAGTCGCCCGAGGGCCTGCGGGGCGGCGCAAGGCCCCAGACTCTCGACGTCGAGGTGACCGACGACCTCACCGGGGCGATCGCACCCGGCGACAGGGTGGTCCTCAACGGCATCCCCCGCTCCAGGCAGCGGGTGAACTACGGGACCAAGTCCACCCTCTTCGACATATCCCTGGAGTGCTCCTCGATCGAGGCGCCGGAGAGGGAGTTCGAGGAGGTGAACATCTCCGAGGAGGACGAGGCCGAGATCCACGAACTCTCCCGGGACACCGGACTGTACGGGAAGATCACCGGCTCGATCGCCCCTTCGATCTACGGGAACACCGAGGTGAAGGAGGCGATCGCCCTCCAGCTCTTCGGCGGGGTGGCGAAGGACCTCCCTGACGGCTCCCGTCTCCGCGGCGACATCCACGTCCTCCTGGTCGGCGACCCGGGAATCGCGAAGTCCCAGATCCTCAGGTACGTCGTGCAGATCTCCCCCAGGGGCGTGTACACCTCAGGCAAGTCCTCGACCTCCGCGGGTCTCACGGCGACAGCGGTGAAGGACGACTTCGGCGACGGGAGCTGGACCCTGGAGGCCGGGGCCCTTGTCCTCGCGGATATGGGGCTCGCCGCGGTGGACGAGATGGACAAGATGCAGAAGGAGGATCGGTCGGCCCTCCACGAGGCGATGGAACAACAATGCTACGACGATCAGACCGAGGTTCTGACGGAAGCCGGGTGGAAATACTTCCGTGACGTAACCGATATGGATCGGGTTGCGACCCTCTCTCCAGAAGGCTACCTGGAGTATCAGCGACCGATGACGTTCGTGGATGCCGAGTACGATGGCGAGATGTATTTCTTCACGTCGCGGCAGGTCGATCTCGCAGTGACTCCAAACCACACCATGTATGTCAACCTGAACCACCGTGCCAACGAATGGGCGGGGTTTGCGCGCATACGGGCGGATGAACTGCCGATTCGGAGACGGATGCGGTTCAAGAAGAACGCCAAATGGGTTGGAGAACGGCAGGAAGTCCATACAATTCCTGGGGTCGTCAAATACGGAAACCAGAACTGCACCGGGATACAGACAGGTGGAATCGAGATTCCGATGGACGACTGGCTGGAGTTCCTCGGCTACTTCCTCTCTGAAGGATGTGTTAGTAAACACTGGCAGACCGGTGTGCCGTATCGGATCGCTATCGGCCAGAAGAAACCAGAATCGACCGAGACAATCCGAAGATGTTTGGAACGGTTACCGTTCCGGTTCACATATGATGGGGCCAACTTTGTGATAAACTCAAAACAGTTGGCCTGTCATATGGAACAGTTTGGTACAAGTCCTGGCAGGCACGTTCCTGATTATGCCAAACGTCTTCCTCCAGAACAGATCCAGATCCTTCTAGATGCCCTGGTCCTCGGGGACGGATCGATCGATCGGAAAACAGGCGCAACATCCTATATCACATCATCAAAAAGGCTTGCAGACGATGTGACGGAATTGCTGCTGAAGGTAGGGCTGTCTGGAAACCAGTATAGAGTCAGGGAAGCCGGATCGATAACCTCGAATCCGCGTGGAGGGACATCGGTCATATCGCATGACATCTATACGGTCTCCTTCATTCGGGAATCCCAGAATGAGCCGAACATCAACACGAACGGACACCAGCAGATCGAAATAGGCCACTACACAGGCAGGATCTATTGTGTTGAGGTGCCAAACCACCTCCTCTACGTCCGTAGGAATGGCGTTCCGGTATGGTGCGGCAACAGTATTTCGGTGGCGAAGGCCGGGATCACGGCGACCCTCCGTTCCCGGTGCGCCCTCCTCGGCGCGGCAAACCCGAAACTCGGGCGGTTCGACGCCTTCGTCCCGATCGCCGAGCAGATCAACATGCCTCCTTCCCTCCTCTCCCGTTTCGACCTCATCTTCGTGCTGACAGACAAGCCCGATCATACGCGGGACACGGCGATCGCACGGCACATCATCTCGGCCCACCGGGTCGGGGAACTGATCATGCAGAAGCAGGAGGGTCCCCTCACCCCGGCGCATATCGACCTCCTGGCGAGCGAGAGCACGGTGGTGGAGCCGCCGATCGCGCCCGAACTCCTGCGGAAATATATCGCGTATGCGAAGAGGCACGTGACGCCCCTCATCACCGACGGCGCGAAGGAGATGCTCATCACGTATTACCTCAGGCTCCGCGACCTCGCCGACGAGAACAAGCCGGTGCCGGTGACGGCCCGGCAACTTGAGGCGCTGATCCGTCTTGGCGAGGCGAGCGCCAGGATGCGCCTCTCACGGACGGTCGAGCCCGAGGACGCGGAGCGTGTGATCATGATCGTGGACGCCTGCCTGCGGCAGGTCGCCTACGACGCCGAGACCGGCACCCTGGACATCGACAAATGGACGACCGGGATCACGAAGAAGAAGAGGGATATCATCCGCACCATCAGAGAGACGATAAAGACGCTCGGCGGAGACGACGGCACCGCAAAGACCGAAGAGGTCGTCGAGACCCTGGTGCAGCAGGGCTTTGACCGCGACGAGGTGCAGGAGAACCTCGACAAGATGATCCGCTTCGGCGAGGCGATGCAGCCGCGGCGCGGGATCGTGCGGTTGATCTGA
- a CDS encoding M28 family metallopeptidase: protein MTCPSPDKPIHRRCHHPLLSATIVLCLLACIITPSSAVPVDPGNIERITRDLCDLPRVVGSEEEAAAYVAGAMEEYGLQVAVERFRVGKTDPETSFGPASNIIGVKKGATDQIVIVCAHYDAADETPGADDNAAGVAVMLEVARLLQDTTLNRTLYFIAFSGEEDGMQGSQRWVGDHRDLHDLIVVAVNLDCIASGERLWVSALPQHRWFLGAIPPSACLDQAEAPVLTSRGEEFSFYGDLIPIVRFGDTGSHTFIHTPEDHPDRLNYTLAGECARLVAGGIRGIDTRGNHFSPDPEVWIENGTVFFNSPGGQPFEVFVDGQSLGVLPSGSVTLPGGTHEVRVAGYDPGGTRTFATVTREGRATLEPTVSGEGVIIPWNNKADFTYTAIPLPYNLEHPEKIDRVDGYIDGVQISGMKNGHTIIPTPGNHTFGVVAYGADGSIIGSDQKHFSLRRFCDTEIDGGALHIDENGGIHCSAFTRTYIRDYVPGERYTIVVTWDYGDATDATAEIAHFRLVGPEGNQDSEKVFDIPFIDNSQDGNLSIWFQPPGAGDYHWTIRCNEGGENASAIGDLSLR, encoded by the coding sequence ATGACCTGTCCATCGCCAGATAAACCCATACACAGAAGATGTCACCATCCCCTCCTTTCCGCGACAATCGTCCTCTGCCTCCTCGCATGTATCATTACTCCCTCTTCGGCCGTCCCGGTCGATCCCGGAAACATCGAGAGGATCACCCGAGACCTCTGCGACCTCCCGAGAGTCGTCGGTTCGGAGGAGGAAGCGGCGGCATACGTCGCCGGGGCCATGGAGGAGTACGGCCTTCAGGTCGCCGTCGAAAGGTTCAGGGTGGGGAAAACCGACCCGGAGACATCCTTTGGCCCGGCATCCAACATCATCGGGGTGAAAAAAGGGGCTACCGATCAGATCGTTATCGTCTGCGCGCATTACGATGCGGCCGATGAAACTCCGGGCGCTGATGACAACGCAGCAGGCGTTGCCGTGATGCTCGAAGTCGCACGGCTCCTTCAGGACACCACACTGAACCGTACTCTCTACTTCATCGCCTTCTCCGGTGAGGAGGATGGAATGCAGGGGAGTCAGAGGTGGGTGGGAGATCACCGCGACCTCCATGACCTGATCGTCGTCGCGGTGAACCTCGACTGCATCGCCTCAGGGGAGAGACTGTGGGTATCGGCCCTCCCCCAGCACAGGTGGTTCCTCGGGGCCATACCACCGTCGGCCTGCCTTGACCAGGCGGAGGCCCCGGTGCTGACATCACGGGGAGAGGAGTTCAGTTTTTATGGGGATCTGATCCCGATCGTCCGTTTCGGGGACACAGGAAGCCACACCTTCATTCATACCCCTGAGGACCACCCAGACCGACTCAACTACACCCTTGCCGGAGAATGCGCACGACTCGTGGCCGGAGGGATCAGGGGGATCGACACCAGGGGCAACCACTTCTCTCCTGATCCGGAGGTCTGGATCGAGAATGGAACTGTCTTCTTCAACTCCCCGGGAGGCCAACCATTCGAGGTGTTCGTGGACGGACAGAGCCTCGGAGTGCTCCCTTCCGGATCAGTCACCCTCCCCGGAGGTACGCATGAAGTCCGGGTGGCCGGGTACGACCCCGGAGGTACCCGCACCTTTGCAACAGTCACCCGTGAGGGAAGGGCAACCCTGGAGCCGACCGTATCCGGAGAGGGCGTCATCATACCCTGGAACAACAAAGCGGACTTCACCTACACGGCTATTCCCCTCCCCTACAACCTCGAGCATCCGGAAAAAATCGACCGCGTTGACGGTTACATCGACGGAGTACAGATATCAGGCATGAAAAACGGCCATACTATTATTCCTACCCCTGGAAACCACACCTTCGGAGTCGTGGCGTACGGTGCCGATGGCTCGATCATCGGGTCTGACCAGAAACATTTCTCTCTGCGAAGGTTCTGCGATACAGAGATTGACGGAGGGGCACTGCACATCGATGAAAATGGGGGGATTCATTGTTCGGCCTTTACCAGAACTTATATCCGCGATTATGTCCCTGGAGAACGGTATACTATCGTGGTTACCTGGGACTATGGGGACGCTACCGATGCAACCGCAGAGATCGCACACTTCCGTCTTGTCGGGCCGGAAGGTAATCAGGACAGTGAAAAAGTCTTTGACATACCGTTCATTGACAACAGCCAGGATGGCAATCTCTCCATATGGTTCCAACCGCCGGGTGCGGGGGACTATCACTGGACCATCAGGTGCAACGAAGGAGGCGAGAACGCCTCTGCCATCGGAGACCTCAGCCTCAGATAG
- a CDS encoding ABC transporter ATP-binding protein: MAHRETFQTSAPPPLLLDFAHITVMREDRKVLDSLSLTVGAGEHLAILGPNGSGKSSLIKTITREYYPLTHPDRRFSVLGEEVWQVGALRSLLGIVSADLQFTFTRDITGRDVVLSGFFSSVGLFRHEVTPAMEDRTDEILSFLEIERLADRPMTRMSTGEARRFLIGRALVHDPVALILDEPTNSLDLHALHHLRSMLRKIARSGTGVIMVTHNLHDIIPEISRVVLMKDGRIRGDGPKEKILTDEAIGGLFDVPVHIREEGGWYYASGY, from the coding sequence ATGGCGCACAGAGAGACGTTCCAGACCTCTGCCCCGCCCCCGCTGTTGCTGGACTTCGCGCATATCACCGTCATGAGAGAGGACAGAAAAGTCCTCGACTCCCTCTCCCTCACCGTCGGTGCCGGCGAGCACCTCGCCATCCTCGGACCGAACGGGTCGGGGAAGTCGTCCCTGATCAAGACGATAACGCGGGAGTATTACCCGCTGACGCACCCGGACCGCAGGTTTTCGGTCCTCGGCGAGGAGGTGTGGCAGGTGGGCGCCCTCCGCTCCCTCCTCGGCATCGTCTCCGCGGACCTGCAGTTCACCTTCACCCGCGATATCACCGGGCGTGACGTCGTCCTCTCCGGTTTCTTCTCCAGTGTCGGCCTCTTCAGGCACGAGGTCACCCCGGCGATGGAGGACAGGACCGACGAGATTCTCAGTTTCCTGGAGATAGAACGCCTCGCCGACCGCCCCATGACGCGGATGTCCACCGGCGAGGCGAGGCGTTTCCTCATCGGCCGCGCCCTCGTCCACGACCCCGTAGCGCTCATCCTGGACGAACCCACGAACAGCCTCGACCTCCACGCCCTCCACCACCTCCGCTCCATGCTGCGGAAGATCGCACGCTCGGGCACCGGCGTGATCATGGTCACCCACAACCTCCACGACATCATCCCCGAGATCTCGCGGGTGGTGCTGATGAAGGACGGCCGCATCCGCGGCGACGGCCCGAAGGAGAAGATCCTGACCGATGAGGCGATCGGCGGCCTCTTCGACGTTCCCGTGCATATCAGGGAAGAGGGAGGGTGGTATTATGCGAGCGGGTATTAG
- a CDS encoding YeeE/YedE thiosulfate transporter family protein: MKDALNRLRRNAPVQLSLGLAMGVAFGACLQVAGVTRYDVIIGQLLLTDFTVVKVMLSAVAVGTLGVHLMRAAGLADLHIKPGSVGATVVGGAIFGAGFAVLGYCPGTVAGAVGSGALDALVGGVTGILIGAGIFAALYPRLEVSVLGLGRFPTATIPEILHVNPRVVVVPLVLLIAAVLYGLEYLGL; the protein is encoded by the coding sequence ATGAAGGACGCCCTGAACCGCCTGCGCAGGAATGCGCCGGTGCAACTCTCCCTTGGACTTGCGATGGGGGTCGCCTTCGGCGCCTGCCTCCAGGTCGCCGGGGTCACGCGCTACGATGTGATCATCGGACAGCTCCTGCTCACCGATTTCACGGTGGTGAAGGTGATGCTCAGTGCGGTGGCCGTCGGCACGCTCGGCGTCCACCTGATGCGGGCGGCGGGTCTTGCCGACCTTCACATCAAGCCGGGGTCGGTCGGCGCAACCGTCGTCGGCGGGGCGATCTTCGGCGCAGGTTTTGCGGTCCTCGGCTACTGTCCGGGGACGGTGGCCGGCGCCGTCGGGTCGGGCGCCCTCGACGCCCTCGTCGGCGGAGTGACCGGCATCCTCATCGGGGCCGGCATCTTCGCGGCTCTCTACCCCCGCCTTGAGGTGTCGGTGCTCGGGCTGGGGAGGTTCCCGACCGCCACCATCCCCGAGATCCTGCATGTCAACCCCCGGGTGGTGGTGGTGCCGCTCGTGCTCCTGATCGCGGCCGTCCTCTACGGCCTTGAATACCTGGGGCTCTGA
- a CDS encoding YeeE/YedE thiosulfate transporter family protein — MDWTPYIAGAGIGVLSWLAFLLSDRPLGCSTAYARASGMIERAVRGKAVLDRAYYKQFVPQIDWEVMLVLGIVIGAFATALLTGEFALAWVPPTFEAAFGPSVPLRIAVALAGGVLMGLGARWAGGCTSGHGISGTLQMALSSWVAVAVFFASGILSAFLLYGVWP, encoded by the coding sequence ATGGACTGGACACCCTATATCGCAGGCGCGGGGATCGGCGTGCTCAGCTGGCTTGCGTTCCTCCTCTCCGACCGCCCCCTCGGGTGCTCGACGGCCTATGCCCGGGCGAGCGGCATGATCGAGCGTGCCGTCCGCGGGAAGGCGGTGCTGGACAGGGCCTACTACAAACAGTTTGTCCCGCAGATCGACTGGGAGGTGATGCTGGTTCTCGGCATCGTGATCGGCGCCTTCGCAACGGCCCTCCTCACCGGGGAATTTGCCCTGGCCTGGGTCCCTCCGACTTTTGAAGCGGCATTCGGGCCGTCTGTCCCCCTGAGGATCGCCGTCGCCCTCGCCGGCGGCGTCCTGATGGGGCTAGGTGCGCGCTGGGCCGGCGGGTGCACGAGCGGGCACGGGATCTCCGGCACCCTCCAGATGGCCCTATCGAGCTGGGTGGCGGTCGCCGTCTTCTTTGCAAGCGGCATACTCTCTGCCTTTCTCCTCTACGGGGTGTGGCCATGA
- a CDS encoding MBL fold metallo-hydrolase, which yields MVIQQFFIPGIAHSSYLVGAAGACAVIDPARDVDRYLDAAADLGFTITHILETHLHADFVSGHMDLAEKTGARIYAPKSGSCAFPHEPVADGTEFSVGDIRFDVLDTPGHTPDGVTYVAIDLSRGDEPVAVFPGDTLFVGDVGRPDLFPGQARDLAGRLHESLHEKILALPDHCMVFPAHGAGSLCGRAMGSMRSTTIGYERRYNAALRIADRDEFVRSLTTGMPPAPDHFSRCSEINRRGPPLVRTLPAIRPMKPAEFREKAGKGDAIVLSVNDYAAFGGQHVPGSYHIDLAGNFSTFAGWVLPPEKEVLIVAGSQAEAEEAVVMLRRVGLDHAVGYLDGGVHAWVTAGYPTAHVPQLSPAETHAMITGGKAVLLDVRAPDEYEEDHVESAVNIMVTDLRERSATLDPARPLVVMCRTGHRSSLGCSILRQKGFVEVYNASGGITGYRAAGYT from the coding sequence ATGGTGATCCAGCAGTTCTTCATACCGGGCATCGCGCACAGTTCCTATCTTGTCGGTGCGGCCGGCGCCTGCGCCGTCATCGACCCGGCGCGGGACGTCGACCGCTACCTCGACGCCGCCGCAGACCTCGGATTCACGATCACGCATATCCTTGAGACGCACCTGCACGCCGATTTCGTCTCCGGCCACATGGACCTGGCTGAGAAGACCGGCGCCCGGATATATGCGCCGAAATCGGGTTCATGCGCCTTCCCGCATGAACCGGTCGCCGACGGGACAGAGTTCTCGGTCGGGGATATCAGGTTCGACGTCCTCGATACGCCGGGGCACACCCCGGACGGCGTCACCTACGTGGCCATCGACCTCTCCCGCGGCGACGAACCCGTCGCCGTCTTCCCCGGCGACACGCTCTTTGTCGGCGACGTGGGTCGGCCCGACCTCTTCCCCGGACAGGCGCGGGACCTTGCGGGGCGCCTCCATGAAAGTCTGCACGAGAAGATCCTCGCCCTCCCCGACCACTGCATGGTCTTTCCCGCGCACGGCGCCGGGTCGCTCTGCGGCCGGGCGATGGGTTCGATGCGGTCCACCACCATCGGCTACGAGCGCCGGTATAACGCGGCATTGAGGATCGCCGACAGGGATGAGTTCGTCCGCTCGCTTACCACGGGTATGCCCCCGGCCCCCGACCACTTCAGCCGGTGCAGCGAGATCAACCGCCGCGGCCCGCCCCTCGTCCGCACCCTGCCGGCGATCAGGCCGATGAAACCGGCCGAGTTCAGGGAGAAGGCCGGGAAAGGCGATGCGATCGTCCTCTCCGTCAACGACTACGCCGCTTTCGGGGGGCAGCATGTGCCGGGAAGTTATCACATCGACCTTGCCGGGAACTTCTCCACTTTTGCCGGGTGGGTGCTCCCGCCGGAGAAGGAGGTCCTGATCGTCGCCGGGAGTCAGGCAGAGGCGGAGGAGGCGGTGGTCATGCTCCGCCGCGTGGGCCTGGACCACGCCGTCGGCTACCTCGACGGCGGTGTCCACGCGTGGGTGACGGCCGGGTATCCCACCGCCCATGTCCCTCAACTCTCGCCTGCGGAGACGCATGCGATGATCACGGGAGGAAAGGCCGTGCTGCTGGACGTGCGGGCGCCTGATGAGTACGAGGAGGACCATGTGGAGAGTGCAGTCAACATCATGGTGACCGACCTGCGGGAGCGCTCCGCGACGCTCGACCCCGCCCGGCCCCTCGTCGTCATGTGCAGGACTGGCCACCGTTCTAGTCTCGGGTGCAGCATCCTCAGGCAGAAAGGTTTTGTCGAGGTCTACAATGCCTCCGGCGGGATCACCGGCTACCGTGCGGCAGGATATACCTGA
- a CDS encoding SLC13 family permease — protein sequence METEIILMFLVIGTAFVLFVTEILRVDLVALLVLLLLFWLGLVTPQEAISGFASNAVIAIISVMILGGGIERTGVMSHLSRFIVGIAGKGERRLRALFSVAVGLVSAFIPAIGSVALFQPALMRAAKMTAVPPSRLVMPMGFAALSGGTITMIGSGALILLNDLMVASGAEAFGFFTATPAGLLLLCTEVIYFLLLGAYVLPVGRAGTRRPGSQEDLVDTWHLPAAMHHYVIPASSPLAGREREEVRLKTDYSLHLLAVTEEEEVSYAPWRHATLRAGQYITLLGKAEDAERFAADYSLQTVPDRERLSAKVGGAYAGFAEVMVRPHAPVVGRTFREIAFRKTYGVEPLMLSSRGVEMRMDFSDTPLTAGDIIVVFGPWNNIHALAADPNFVLSTRVEEPVIRREKAPVALLCFAGGIALTLTGVPISMGLLTGALVMVLTGVLTIDEAYRTIDWKTVFLLAGLIPLGTAMISTGTAALIAGTVIPLVGDAHPLLLFIGIGALATLFTLLMSNLGAVVILVPIAFLVGAETGTDPRGLALLVGLCASNSFLLPTHQVNAFLMSSGGYHTVDYLKAGGVLTVLFLLIVSGWIYMVFG from the coding sequence ATGGAGACGGAGATCATCCTGATGTTCCTTGTTATCGGGACCGCGTTCGTGCTCTTCGTCACCGAAATCCTCCGGGTCGACCTTGTCGCGCTCCTCGTCCTCCTCCTGCTCTTCTGGTTAGGGCTTGTAACCCCTCAGGAGGCGATCTCGGGGTTCGCCAGCAACGCCGTGATCGCCATCATCTCGGTGATGATCCTGGGGGGCGGGATCGAACGCACAGGCGTCATGAGCCACCTCAGTCGGTTCATCGTCGGCATTGCGGGGAAAGGGGAGAGAAGGCTTCGCGCCCTCTTCTCCGTTGCCGTCGGCCTCGTCTCCGCATTCATCCCCGCCATCGGATCGGTCGCCCTCTTCCAGCCCGCGCTGATGAGGGCCGCAAAAATGACCGCGGTCCCGCCCTCCCGTCTTGTCATGCCGATGGGTTTTGCGGCGCTCAGTGGCGGCACCATCACCATGATCGGGTCCGGTGCCCTGATCCTCCTGAACGACCTCATGGTCGCCAGCGGTGCCGAGGCGTTCGGGTTCTTTACCGCGACGCCGGCGGGTCTCCTCCTCCTCTGCACAGAGGTCATCTACTTCCTCCTGCTGGGGGCATACGTCCTCCCTGTCGGCCGCGCCGGAACCCGCCGACCGGGGAGTCAGGAAGACCTCGTGGACACCTGGCACCTTCCCGCAGCGATGCACCACTACGTCATCCCGGCCTCCAGTCCTCTCGCCGGCAGGGAGCGGGAAGAGGTGCGCCTGAAAACCGATTATTCCCTCCACCTCCTCGCCGTCACGGAAGAAGAAGAGGTCTCCTATGCACCCTGGCGGCACGCCACCCTGCGTGCCGGGCAGTACATCACCCTCCTCGGAAAAGCGGAGGACGCAGAACGCTTCGCAGCCGACTACTCGCTCCAGACCGTCCCCGACCGGGAGCGCCTCTCCGCGAAGGTGGGAGGGGCGTATGCCGGTTTTGCAGAGGTCATGGTCAGGCCGCACGCACCGGTCGTCGGCCGGACCTTCCGGGAGATTGCATTCAGAAAGACCTACGGCGTCGAACCCCTCATGCTCTCCTCACGGGGCGTCGAGATGCGCATGGACTTCTCCGACACCCCCCTCACCGCCGGCGACATCATCGTCGTCTTCGGGCCATGGAACAACATCCACGCCCTTGCCGCCGACCCGAACTTCGTGCTCTCCACGCGGGTCGAGGAACCCGTGATACGCCGGGAGAAAGCGCCCGTCGCCCTTCTCTGTTTTGCCGGGGGGATCGCCCTCACCCTCACCGGCGTCCCGATCTCCATGGGCCTCCTCACCGGGGCGCTCGTCATGGTCCTTACGGGCGTGCTCACCATCGACGAGGCATACCGCACCATCGACTGGAAGACGGTCTTCCTGCTCGCGGGCCTCATCCCGCTCGGGACCGCCATGATCTCCACCGGGACGGCGGCACTGATCGCCGGCACCGTGATCCCGCTCGTCGGGGACGCCCACCCCCTCCTCCTCTTCATCGGCATCGGCGCACTCGCGACTCTCTTCACCCTGCTGATGTCCAATCTCGGTGCCGTCGTCATCCTGGTCCCGATCGCCTTCCTCGTCGGCGCCGAGACAGGGACCGACCCCCGCGGCCTCGCCCTCCTTGTGGGACTCTGCGCCTCCAACTCGTTCCTTCTGCCGACGCATCAGGTGAACGCCTTTCTCATGTCCTCGGGCGGTTACCACACGGTTGATTATCTGAAAGCGGGAGGTGTCCTGACAGTTCTCTTCCTCCTCATCGTCTCGGGATGGATTTATATGGTTTTTGGATGA